In Beutenbergia cavernae DSM 12333, the DNA window ATTGCGGGCGGTGCCGCTCGAAGCGCCCACGCGGCCTGGACCTCCCGCGTTCGCCGCCCCTGCCCAGGGTGCCTACGCTGGGGGCACGGACCGAACCTGAAGAGGGTGAGCCGGAATGGACGCGACGAAGCACTGGAGCATCGCCGTCGAGATCGACGAGCACGACGACACCACACGGGCGCAGGCGCGCCTGGAGACGGCGGCCGGTCGCGAGGTCCGCGGCCTCGGCCATGCGCAGCGGAACCCGCTCGACGCGAGCGTGCCGGAGATCGGCGACGAGCTCGCCGTGGCACGGGCCTTGCGCAACCTCGCGGACCACCTGCTGCACACCACGGAGAAGGACATCGAGGGCGCGACCGGCGAGCCCGCGCACCTGTACCGGTAGACCGCGCCCGCCCCACGACGCGGGCGCCGCGGCGTGAGACGGGCCGTGCCGACCCGTCAGTTGAGCACGTCGATGTCCACCCACCACTCGTCGTCGACGAGGTTGAGGATGAGCGGCATGCGCGCATCCTCCGGGGTGTCGGCCGAGTAGGACTCGTCCTGTACGTACGCGGTCGACCCGCCCTCGTTCACCGCGGCGTCCGCGACCTCGACGTCGCCGAAGATCTCCAGCTCCTCCTCCGTGAACTCGGAGATGAAGCCGTCGACCTGGTCCTCGCACGCCTGGGCGTCGCCGTCCGCGATGGGACCGTCCTCGTCGGCCATCTGCGCGCAGGCGGCGCCGGAGTCCTGGGCAGCGACGGCATCGACGAACGCCTGGCTCACCGCGACCGGGTCCGTCCGGTCGACGTTGCCGCCACCGCCGCCGCTGCATCCGGCCAGTGCGAGCACGGCGGCCGCGCTCACGGTGAACCACATTCCCCGACGTCCCATGCGAGCCATTCCCTTGTTCGTCCC includes these proteins:
- a CDS encoding DUF1876 domain-containing protein, translated to MDATKHWSIAVEIDEHDDTTRAQARLETAAGREVRGLGHAQRNPLDASVPEIGDELAVARALRNLADHLLHTTEKDIEGATGEPAHLYR